CCGGCGGCCCATCTCTTTGGAAAGTTAATGCCgaacggtttcttttttgCCAGTAGTTTTCGTACGCGTTTGCGGGACGCGATCAGCaatagaaatattataaaGCCTTGCAGACTGTTGATAACATCCGTCACGAGCCTGGAATTTCATGCGTTAAATACACTATTCGATTCGTAATTGTTTCAACacttatattattatgtatccGTGTCTTATATTATCAAAGTGTTCatcttgtattattatatttttcgaaatctatACGTGTAGCTAATAACAGTTGTTGAGCTCACCAGTATTGCAACCATTCCGATCCGGTTGTAGACGATAGAGCTTCGAAGATCCAAGTAATACCCATCACCGACGCCAGTTTCAAGTAAAGCTTACATCTGAATTTCATCACGTCGAGCCTTGTTCCGCCCAAGCTTCTGTACTTGTGCCATAGCTGGTAGCATGTCAGGGAGAAGTAAACGATGTTGAGTGTCATTAGGAAGGCGACCGGGCCGTACATATAGACCCATCTTTCGTAGCTTCCTGGAAATTGTTCAATTAATGTTGGGTGGTCGATTGTCACGGGGAtcgtgttgttgttgttgttgttgtagtAGTATCGGTGGCAATTTGATAACTCGCGATGCGATTGATCCGGGGAAAAGGAACCGGTATTTTTAAACCCACCTGCGAACCAGCAGCTTCCTCCATCGAAACCGGGAGCCAACACAATTCCGTCGGTATGATGACCGACGATCGTGGTTGTAAGAAAAATGCTTGGTGCGCCCCAGCCGATAATGGTGTACATCCAGAAAAATATCTCGTCCTTGATCACCGTCCTTGTGAACCTGTGGCCGCAATGTATAATTACGTTTGTAtctttgtattattatacaggtACGGCGCCATACTCGCCAAAAATTCAGCAATCGACACTGCATACAATTAATTATGCGTCATAATCCCGTATTTTCACGGATATGCGTACAACGGTATGCGGGCGTTGTCATCGTCATAAGATTCATCGGATCCTGGGCGAGGTAGTGACGCGCGTTCGTAACCCACTACACATGCGAATCTGCGTATTTTGGCACATCTGTGCTggtgatgaaaaacaattgtgTCCTTGGTCTTGATATTGAACGAACGATTGTACCCGACGGACGTAGATGCCTGCTCCGCGTAATACGCTGATTATGTTTCCCGCATACGAATAATCCGGCATTTAAAAATACAACTGTGTCCGGTCGTCAATTATATTCGGTAGCCCCGATAAATTTTGACGCTTGCTCTCGTTTCAAAACAGCAATGAACAAAGAACGGCGCCAACGAGGagcatgtacatacatgcaagTATCCGAGACAAGGCCCCGCTCGTCGCACCTCTTGCCGCTTGCCTCTTTACGTATGTAAATAcattcatacatacatgcatacatacatacatttgcGCGTGCGGAAATATATATACTACTAGCCTTGATCAAGCCAGCTTCTCGGAGCGGTATTTACTGTATTCGCGAATCGTAAATGTGATTACGTCTCGCCGTCTCTGCGTAACCAAACAGTTTTTCATGTTAAATTTGCGCAGCGCAGCGAGAGGTCGAAAGGATGCTGCTGTCAATGCGCAGCCCGTATACACCACTTTTAGGTACACAGGGTACACAAGGTTCATTCGGCAACTAAATTGATCATTGTTTATGCGTTCAACTGTTTCCCCGAGTTTCGAGGATATGCGAAAAACTAGTTTCAAAAGTGCACTGTGTTTCCTCTCGTACGTCGAAAAATACCCGATAAATCGGGCGGTACATTAAAATGGGACACCCGGTATATAGAACAACCATTAGCCGCGCGGACAATGGCCATTTTAAGCAATTTTTCTCATACTGCCGGGCCAATGAAACTTGCAAGAAAACCGTCAGCCACAGGCATAGCGTAACGTTTAAGGAATTCCGTCGTCGCGGCAGTCCGGTCCCTGAATCCGGGGATGATTTTTTCATGATCCCGTACGCTATCCCAGATCTTCGACGCCCGAATTATATCTCACTGATCTCGCTTGTTTCACAAATAAGCCTATAAATCAATAGACTATGAAGCATCCTGTGGTGTGGATACTTGAAAATAAGAACTTACCAGACCGATCTCCAAACGTTGAACGCTACCAAATTCAACCAGAAAAAGGCAGCCatgaaacaataatacatGGTGAACGCTGAAACGAACAAACACGTATCGTTGTAACATTTAATACaatgtaatattataaatgGCTAGTGCAgcatataatataatgaaactAATTATGCCGCAActctgattattattatcacgtaACTCGGCTTCATTAGTTCGTTCTAAGATTAAACGTCATCACGTAATCTGATGCTTATTCCTTGTGACTTTGGCCGTGCCTCTTGCTTAAACGGACTGCCCGAATGTCACATTGCTTAGGATTCACCGCCGtgaatttacttttcaattttttttgttcgtgtGATCTACATATGGACATAAAAACGTGGATACACACGTACCCGTCTATATAttttactaacaataaaatgCATCTATCTAATACCATACTTGTTACTCTCAACTGGTAATAAATGATACATGATACTATTATGATACACTTTTGCCCTCTGCTACACTTATCCATATCTTACGAGTTCGAGAGCCGTCCGCTATCTCTCATATTTAGAAGTATCGCACCAGCACGCATCGATGTGGAAATTTTCCGCGGACTTTTATTTTCCTGTAACGCGATCTTCGTTCGTACCGCATGCTGATATGTAGGGTACATACGTGTAACACAGGATTGCTTGTGGATTATTTCCGTTTaatgccaatttttttaactgaGCCAATCAAAACTTATCTTCATCTCTACTCGTATAAAACTCAACGTCTCTCTGTCCGTCTGTTCGTATGTTCGCTTATAACTCGAGAACTACCGAATCGATTCTGATGCGAATTGTTCTGTCGATGGCCGCACCGTGCAGTCGGGTTTTAGACTCGAGACCTAAAGTTATCAAGTTTAGATCGACAGTTTTGGAggtataaagatatttgtaaGCCAAGTCAGAAGGGGATCGCACAGTTATGCGAACGCGGATCAAACTCGTACAGATAGAGGAGCGTTAAGCGGAAGAATTTCCAAGGTCTCGGCGAGCTCTGCAAAAGAGTCCGAGATAGCATACGGCCATGTTTTTACAGTTTTGACACAAGaagcatttgaaaatattcgcgaaCGGAGCTGTAACGGGCTGCTAACAGCAAACATGGACGTTCCAATTTCTGTTTGGCTATTTGCGTCCGTACGGAACAAGGTTATCCATGGAGTCACAAAGGTCCACCGAGTCAGAGGTCACATTATAGTAGATAGCGaccaaagttgaaaattagtaTTTTACTGTGCCTCCAGCTAAATCTTGATGATAGACTTGAAGTTTTTGTAAAAGACCAGTCCAAGACGGTGAACCCGAAGGACGGGTATTGAAATATCTAGCTATCCGCTCGCCTATAATTCATTGGATATCACCGGATAAATGCAGCCGCGAATTTGCATGTACACGTGTAGTTTACTATTtctcaaaaataaatacgataCGCGTTGGCTTCCGTAGTTGTCCGAAATTGTCTTGCCAAAAATATGGGACGACGTATGATGCCGCATGCAGTAACATGTTGctttgtgtatttatttatttgaaccctggaaaaatttaatctaaAATATTCTCATCCGCGGTTAGAGTGAGATTAGAGAAGCGACAGAATGTATCCGACTCACCGGTCCATCTGCACAAAGTGTCGTCATCATCGGCATAATCGGGATGAAGCTGTACAACCGCCAGTAGGATGTACGCCCCAAGTAGCGAGGACATGGCGCACATGAGGATTTTACCCTGTAGGTCACGTAGCTCTGGCAGGACCGCGTACACAATAAGGGTGACAAGGAGGAAGAACGCGGACAAGGTGCATAGCGTTCCGAATACCAAGGACCGCGTCACGGACAGTTCTTCGAAACAAACCACAGCTATGGATGCATTATCCATGCCCGGGTGAGACGCCAggcaaaatctgaaaatattattcgtaaACAAAATCCGAAACGGCTTGAACATTTATGAAAAGTCGAATATCGTGGTACATAACTAGTATATGGTGTAAATATGCATTTACAGttggagaaagagagatagagagggCGGGGGGATTGAAGACGATTCGCCTCGAATACCTCGAAAGACCCACTTAAAGAGATCCCCCCAAGGTACGCGCACGTACCTCACGCTGATTTAAGAAGAAGAGAAGCTGACGATAATCACTTACCGATGCATCGGAGTAGTTGACAAACCGTCATCGTAAAGAAGATTTTCCTCGATTATTTCGAATCTTTCAGCTAGCGAATCCAACTTGAACATCCCCGACGGACAATTCATAGGCAACAACGAACCATCGGAACAATTCGATGCGTTCAGCCATGTCGTGTTTTCGGGACAGCAGTAGTTCACCGATCGGCATGAATTTGCGTGCAGGAGGAGAATCGCAATTACTGAAGCATGGTAATATTATCGTCGGGTTATGAATCACAGACAGCTGTTGACAGTAAATGATTTCTACTACGCATGTATCATATGTACGGGTGGGTATAACAGAGTCGAAGGGGGCTTACGAGAACTGAATCTAACCCGATAATATGAGTTTTCCTTCCTGCAAACTCATCCCGCAGCTCTACGTTGTATTGTTCCGTTCGTTTTAACTACCATACCTATGCAGACACTGACCCCCATGCCTCCACTCCGTATGTAAGGGTACAACTAAGCAGGTGGATTCTGTCCGATTCAAGGCCACCGGACACCACGAGACGTTTCTATTCAACCTGCCTTGTAACAGGCGACATACGGGTGGAATTCAGGAAGCTACCCCTCCCCACGTGCACATGACATGAATTCATGTGCGATAAGATACGATATGTACAGGattcgaattttattattacattgcATCTTGCAATTGGATCAGGAAAGACGTAAGTCTTTCGGATCCCGTTGTCCGTATACCGCATATAGGTATGGCGGTATATGTGTATGACTACGAGAGTAGCCGGtgcgtatataaataatttgcatATTGCGGTTAGTCGACTTGTGCCGGCTGCTGTTTACCTTTTGTTAACCACATCTCGAACGTTATCCTCTCGACAACTGCAGCACTATCACTTGGCAGAGTTGAGTCCGTCTTATACGCGTATACCGCGTCCTGCTACCTTTCGTCGGGACGCGCCTTCTCGATGCTACGTGCGGTATATGTACAATTATTGTCCAATTCTACGTTTACTTAAATTGGACGCGAGCACTCTCACTTCCGACACACGTGCATTTATCGATAATTCATGTGCTCATAGCACGCGCAAGCATCCTTTATATACCTAGGTAGATACGAATATACGCATAGATTTGTCTCGGTTCCCTGAACGATGCGTATGACGCGTGTTTACACGGTGGCGAACATGATCGACTGACGAGCATTCGTGTTTATCTCTCACtagattcttttttcacccaaTACTCCATTAATTATATAGACTCTGAAACTGCCCACGTTCTTCCgttgatattttcatatcaaacTTTCGAGCAACACGTGCGGGTATATTGCGGGGGAACTTGAACAATTCTCAGAGCAACTTCCAGACAtcaaaaatcatatttcacCATAATTATGATATCTGCATATAGACAATGCGCGTGCAGAATTTTGAGTGTTTCGCAAGCGACAGATCTCTGCATTACCTTCGTTTAGAAGACATTCACTTATTAAACGTTTGCTAACAATTCCTCGAACTGACCTCCCTAGTCTGGCTTATCGCAAGGTTATCAGTGGTAGAAAAATTAGGTAAGAAGTTTCTTCCAATCGTAAGAATTCCAATTTCCTATTTTGGGCGGGCAAAGAGCGCGTTTGGAAACCGAATAAGAGGTAGCGTGAATGTTTCGATGATTTGTGGAACGAATCTTGAAATGTAtagttttgttgaaaaaaatttgacactcTTACCCAAAGATACTGGCCAATGTTAAATGTATGATTTGCAATATtcagaatacaaaaaaatccttgaatatatatatttttttcacaaactgaatatattttcggaaaaattgtACTTCTTCACCGCGTGTCCTCATATTTAAGTGAAAATCGAAGGTTGCAAGGTCGCCAGATGGTCGAATTGGTACGTAATGACCCTATATACCTCGTTGTCGCATTACAATACCTGCACCTCCCGTGTAACGCGGCGCATACGTTACTCGAGGCATAAGTCAGAAGCGGCAGACCTGCTTTTGCAACTGGTAGATTATTCCCCGAGAGTTCGCAGTTTCGTCGTTTCGAAGATCCGCGGTTCTACAAACAGTCCGTACCGGATCGGCCGTTCGTACAGGCGTAACCGGCGCGGTATGGCACACCTCTCCCCGACCAATTGTATCCTTGAACTGTGATCGGCCTTCGTACCTTATTACACCTGTATTATTAACAACTTGTTGTACGCGCGTACAGCGACCGCACAGCTATTATGTATCGTTGTAGAACTATAATGTTATTATATGTCGGACGAAGCTGTTCGCCCTGCGTTATAGATTGGTATGATCATAGAGtaagtatattatattataattgatgtataccgacgGACGCACCACCTATCGCGAAGAGATCGAAACTCTTACtggtttattattttctatacTCTTCTCGTCGCGGCTCATCCAGCTCAGATGGGCGAGAGACCCGGGCTTGGAATCCGATTGCAGCGAAGGACGGAGTGTGCGGGGCCGGGAGGGCGACCACTCGACGAGGTGGGGTTGATAAGGTTCTCCTGATCCGCGACTCCGGCGTCCGAGTTACAGAGCTCGGAATAACAGAAACTTGAGCTTTGATGACCCGCGTGTAGGATTTAACATCACTTTCAAAATTAACTTCCCACCGCATGCTGTCGTCGTAATATCACCGCCTACCTGTATAATTGCAATGTATCCATTATAGTATAACAAATTTACGGTTTACGCATCAGCCTGTGCATAAGCCTGCTCCGCCAAAGTGCGTAGATCCGGATCGCATGGCCTGTGGCGCATAAATTTTGGTTCCGCCGATGGGGCTTGTCAAATAGGCGTGGTACTTAATTTTATGGAATACACTATGGCGCCAAAAACTGGATTTcgaattaatattttctttcggaAGTGAAAACATCtgtgacgaaaatttttaatccctGTGTTTTTACAACGTTTTTTCGGCAAATTTTAATTCAGCATAATCTTGCGTACGTATTTCTCTTCGCCGctaaaaatagttgaaaatattccctGAATTTCCTTGGTCAGATTACGGATTTTTCACCAAATGAAAGTCGAATATATAGT
This region of Neodiprion fabricii isolate iyNeoFabr1 chromosome 7, iyNeoFabr1.1, whole genome shotgun sequence genomic DNA includes:
- the LOC124186361 gene encoding G-protein coupled receptor Mth2-like isoform X2, giving the protein MWLTKVIAILLLHANSCRSVNYCCPENTTWLNASNCSDGSLLPMNCPSGMFKLDSLAERFEIIEENLLYDDGLSTTPMHRFCLASHPGMDNASIAVVCFEELSVTRSLVFGTLCTLSAFFLLVTLIVYAVLPELRDLQGKILMCAMSSLLGAYILLAVVQLHPDYADDDDTLCRWTAFTMYYCFMAAFFWLNLVAFNVWRSVWFTRTVIKDEIFFWMYTIIGWGAPSIFLTTTIVGHHTDGIVLAPGFDGGSCWFAGSYERWVYMYGPVAFLMTLNIVYFSLTCYQLWHKYRSLGGTRLDVMKFRCKLYLKLASVMGITWIFEALSSTTGSEWLQYWLVTDVINSLQGFIIFLLLIASRKRVRKLLAKKKPFGINFPKRWAAGEDEESEVILEDDEQEQELSQTG
- the LOC124186361 gene encoding G-protein coupled receptor Mth2-like isoform X1 — translated: MSLQEGKLILSVIAILLLHANSCRSVNYCCPENTTWLNASNCSDGSLLPMNCPSGMFKLDSLAERFEIIEENLLYDDGLSTTPMHRFCLASHPGMDNASIAVVCFEELSVTRSLVFGTLCTLSAFFLLVTLIVYAVLPELRDLQGKILMCAMSSLLGAYILLAVVQLHPDYADDDDTLCRWTAFTMYYCFMAAFFWLNLVAFNVWRSVWFTRTVIKDEIFFWMYTIIGWGAPSIFLTTTIVGHHTDGIVLAPGFDGGSCWFAGSYERWVYMYGPVAFLMTLNIVYFSLTCYQLWHKYRSLGGTRLDVMKFRCKLYLKLASVMGITWIFEALSSTTGSEWLQYWLVTDVINSLQGFIIFLLLIASRKRVRKLLAKKKPFGINFPKRWAAGEDEESEVILEDDEQEQELSQTG